A stretch of Vicinamibacterales bacterium DNA encodes these proteins:
- a CDS encoding sigma-70 family RNA polymerase sigma factor: MPEDAADPPAALQTLLENHRAFLRYLERKVGDRGAAEDILQEAFTRNLERVETLQDEAIVPWFYRTLRNAAIDYHRRRGAAGRAMEAFARELETRHEPAPDMAAEICACVTRLAATLKPEYADVLRSVDVEGLPVKTFAETRRLTASNAGVRVFRAREALRKRVTQSCGTCAEHGCVDCTCRAHVMN; encoded by the coding sequence ATGCCAGAGGACGCTGCCGACCCGCCCGCCGCGCTGCAGACGCTGCTCGAGAATCATCGCGCGTTCCTGCGGTACCTCGAGCGCAAGGTGGGCGATCGCGGCGCCGCCGAAGACATTCTCCAGGAGGCGTTCACGCGCAATCTCGAGCGCGTCGAGACGCTGCAGGACGAAGCGATCGTGCCGTGGTTCTATCGAACCTTGCGCAACGCCGCGATCGACTATCACCGGCGGCGCGGGGCCGCCGGCCGGGCGATGGAGGCCTTTGCCAGGGAGTTGGAGACCCGGCACGAGCCGGCGCCGGACATGGCCGCGGAGATCTGCGCGTGCGTGACGCGGCTCGCCGCGACGCTGAAGCCCGAATACGCCGACGTGCTGCGCAGCGTCGACGTCGAGGGGCTGCCGGTCAAGACCTTCGCCGAGACCCGTCGGCTGACCGCCAGCAATGCCGGCGTGCGCGTCTTTCGCGCCCGCGAGGCGCTCCGCAAGCGGGTGACGCAGTCCTGCGGCACCTGTGCCGAGCACGGCTGCGTCGATTGCACCTGCCGCGCGCATGTAATGAACTGA
- a CDS encoding copper resistance system multicopper oxidase translates to MREHEISRRTFVTGLAAGGALAAAGVWQPRLSAQTGAARELSGSTFDLRIGETPVDFTGRGRIAYTVNGSLPAPTLRWREGDTVTLRVHNALAHEDTSIHWHGILLPASMDGVPGLSFAGIRPGETFTYRFTVKQHGTYWYHSHSGFDEQRGLYGALIIDPASPGRRSCDREHVVLLSDWTDADPRTVLAKLKKQSDYFNRNQRTVGDFVRDVRRQGLGAALADRRMWNQMRMKSTDLADVTGSTYTYLMNGAAPNANWTGLVARGERVLLRFINGSAQTYFDVRIPGLKLTVVAADGQPVRPVEVDEFRIATAETYDVIVEPSDQDAYTIFAQSLDRSGFAAGTLAVRAGLRAAVPPLDARQELTMADMGHGAAAPAAADPHAGHHMPQPDPHAGHAMPAAEAAVQQHPPTERGNPLVDMQAMHPVPRLDDPGVGLRGNGRRVLTYADLQSAFDDPDGREPVRTIEMHLTGHMEKFTWSIDGVEFADAHPVHLKYGERVRIVLVNDTMMSHPIHLHGMWSDLEDEQGAFKVRKHTIDMPPGTRRSYRVRADALGRWAFHCHLLYHMESGMFREVRVEE, encoded by the coding sequence ATGCGGGAACACGAGATTTCGAGAAGAACGTTCGTCACGGGGCTCGCCGCCGGCGGCGCGCTCGCGGCCGCAGGCGTGTGGCAGCCGCGGCTGTCGGCGCAGACCGGCGCCGCGCGCGAGTTGTCCGGCAGCACGTTCGACCTGCGCATCGGAGAGACTCCGGTGGATTTCACCGGCCGGGGGCGGATCGCCTATACCGTCAACGGATCGCTGCCCGCGCCGACGCTGCGGTGGCGCGAAGGGGACACCGTCACGCTGCGCGTGCACAACGCGCTCGCGCACGAGGACACGTCGATTCACTGGCACGGCATCCTGCTGCCCGCCAGCATGGACGGCGTTCCAGGACTGAGCTTCGCGGGAATCCGTCCAGGTGAGACCTTCACCTACCGGTTCACGGTGAAGCAGCACGGCACCTACTGGTACCACAGCCACTCCGGCTTCGATGAGCAGCGCGGTCTGTATGGGGCGTTGATCATCGACCCGGCGTCGCCCGGGCGCCGCTCCTGCGACCGCGAGCACGTGGTGCTGCTCTCCGACTGGACCGACGCGGATCCGCGGACCGTTCTCGCTAAGTTGAAGAAGCAGTCCGACTACTTCAATCGCAACCAGCGCACGGTCGGCGACTTCGTGCGCGACGTGCGCCGGCAGGGGCTCGGGGCGGCGCTCGCGGACAGGCGCATGTGGAACCAGATGCGGATGAAGTCCACGGATCTCGCCGACGTGACCGGCAGCACCTACACGTATCTGATGAACGGCGCGGCGCCGAACGCCAACTGGACCGGACTCGTCGCGCGCGGCGAGCGGGTGCTGCTGCGGTTCATCAACGGATCGGCGCAGACCTACTTCGACGTGCGCATTCCCGGCCTCAAGTTGACCGTCGTCGCGGCCGACGGCCAGCCGGTGCGGCCCGTCGAAGTGGACGAGTTCCGCATCGCCACGGCCGAGACCTACGACGTCATCGTCGAACCTTCGGATCAGGACGCGTACACGATCTTCGCGCAGTCGCTGGATCGGAGCGGCTTCGCCGCCGGCACGCTCGCCGTCCGCGCCGGACTCCGTGCGGCGGTTCCCCCGCTCGATGCCCGGCAGGAATTGACGATGGCGGACATGGGACACGGCGCCGCCGCGCCCGCTGCTGCGGATCCACACGCCGGGCACCACATGCCGCAGCCGGACCCTCATGCCGGGCACGCGATGCCGGCGGCGGAGGCGGCCGTTCAGCAGCACCCGCCCACCGAGCGCGGCAATCCGCTGGTCGACATGCAGGCGATGCATCCGGTGCCGCGGCTGGACGATCCGGGCGTCGGCCTTCGCGGCAACGGCCGGCGCGTGCTCACCTACGCCGACCTGCAGAGCGCGTTCGATGACCCGGACGGCCGGGAGCCGGTGCGGACGATCGAGATGCACCTCACCGGGCACATGGAGAAGTTCACCTGGTCGATCGACGGCGTGGAGTTCGCCGATGCGCACCCGGTCCATCTGAAGTACGGCGAGCGCGTCCGAATCGTGCTGGTGAACGACACGATGATGTCGCACCCCATTCACCTTCATGGCATGTGGAGCGACCTCGAGGACGAGCAGGGGGCCTTCAAAGTGCGCAAGCACACCATCGACATGCCACCCGGCACGAGGCGCAGCTATCGCGTCCGCGCCGACGCGCTCGGCCGGTGGGCGTTCCATTGTCATCTGCTCTACCACATGGAGTCGGGAATGTTTCGTGAAGTGCGGGTGGAAGAATGA
- a CDS encoding copper resistance protein B translates to MSRRALVPLSIAVLCGALAATASAQQPLPKEPIPPVTEADREAAFPQGLDGHAVHDRRINYFVLFDQLEWQSGSGRGLNLDNTTWIGGDIDRVWLRGEMDADEGRVDHASVHALWGHSISRWWDVVAGVRQDFRPGDPRTMAAVGIQGLAPYWFDVQATAYVGGGGRTSVRLEAEYDMLLTNRLIAQPLVEIELHGKTDPARQIGAGLSTIETGVRVRYEFRRELAPYIGVTWSRKTFGTADFARAVGEDPSRVRMTVGLRTWF, encoded by the coding sequence ATGAGCCGGCGCGCTCTGGTTCCGCTCTCGATCGCGGTGCTGTGCGGCGCACTCGCCGCGACTGCCTCCGCGCAGCAGCCGCTCCCGAAGGAGCCGATCCCGCCGGTGACGGAGGCCGACCGCGAGGCCGCCTTTCCACAAGGGCTCGACGGGCACGCGGTCCACGATCGCCGCATCAACTACTTCGTGCTGTTCGATCAGCTCGAGTGGCAGAGCGGATCGGGCCGCGGACTGAACCTCGACAACACCACGTGGATCGGCGGCGACATCGATCGCGTCTGGCTGCGCGGCGAGATGGACGCCGACGAGGGGCGCGTCGATCACGCGTCAGTGCACGCGCTCTGGGGTCACAGCATCTCGCGATGGTGGGATGTGGTCGCCGGCGTGCGTCAGGACTTTCGCCCCGGCGATCCGCGGACCATGGCCGCCGTCGGCATCCAGGGACTCGCGCCCTACTGGTTCGACGTGCAGGCGACCGCGTACGTGGGAGGCGGAGGACGCACCTCGGTCCGCCTCGAAGCCGAGTACGACATGCTGCTGACCAATCGCCTCATCGCGCAGCCGCTCGTCGAGATCGAGCTCCATGGCAAGACGGATCCGGCGCGGCAGATCGGTGCCGGCCTGAGCACGATCGAAACAGGCGTGCGCGTGCGCTACGAATTCCGGCGGGAGCTCGCGCCGTACATCGGCGTGACGTGGTCGAGAAAGACGTTCGGCACCGCCGATTTTGCGCGAGCCGTCGGCGAGGATCCGAGCCGCGTCCGCATGACCGTGGGCCTGAGGACCTGGTTCTAG
- a CDS encoding c-type cytochrome, producing the protein MRLWTIGIVLLLAAGADLQRAATREAPVLSPADELDTMKLPAGYRLELVASEPLIQDPVVIDWDADGRLWAIEMLGYMTDIRATSEHDPSGRVVMLEDANRDGRMDKRTVFAEGLVLPRALKVLDKGVLVAEPPNLWYMRDTNGDGKADTKEPVTAAYGRREANVEHNANTLLWALDNWIHTSEVDTYLRFRNGTFEVRRTIARGQWGASQDDAGRIFRNSNESALHVDLVPTPYYARSTALTRTRGSYEFLGAPNTDLNEVWPARPTPGVNRGYQAGILRPDGTLAHFTAVCAPTVYRGDRLPAELYGNVFLAEPAGNVVSRVVVSDDGTTLRGRKAYERSEFLASTDERFRPVFLSSAPDGTLYVVDMYRGVVQHRAYITEYLRDQILSRALEQPLRHGRIWRVVHESTRRGPSPSLSRATTASLIDTLSHPNGWWRDTAQQLLVQRADSAAVEPLKKLAAEAPAPRTRLHALWTLDGLDSLDAGLVTQALAHPSRDVRVSALRLSERWLRQADAAMQGAALALMSDPDWGVRQQLAASAGELPRGAKEPAIASLLERHALDPVAMDAALSGLRGSEFAVLEMLLRAGDETPQRAAAMTMLTATLVAAGDDAALQRVFDAIADGARPMWQRSALLRGAEVALLGAAAPGGAGRGRGRGTPPPDAPCPTCPGGRAGPGGAAAFPNQATEADNELAARSAGLQAGRGRGRGAARPPVKLTREPALAAVAAAKSGELASRAADVLARLEWPGKPSAGPPVTPLTAEQQARFDAGRATYQNLCQPCHQADGRGLEKLAPPLIGSEFALAANPTIPARIVLHGKEGAVALMPPLGSVLSNEEIAAVLTYIRREWGHTAAPIAPADVARTRRDTAGRARPWTIPELTQLLRGGQ; encoded by the coding sequence ATGAGGCTTTGGACAATCGGCATCGTTCTGCTGCTCGCGGCAGGCGCCGACCTGCAGCGCGCGGCGACCCGCGAGGCCCCGGTGTTGTCGCCCGCCGACGAGCTCGACACGATGAAGCTGCCGGCGGGCTATCGCCTCGAGCTCGTCGCCAGCGAGCCGCTCATCCAGGATCCGGTGGTGATCGACTGGGACGCCGACGGACGGCTCTGGGCGATCGAGATGCTCGGCTACATGACGGACATCCGCGCGACCAGCGAGCACGACCCGAGCGGGCGCGTGGTGATGCTCGAAGACGCCAATCGCGACGGCCGCATGGACAAGCGCACGGTCTTCGCCGAGGGACTCGTCCTGCCGCGCGCGCTGAAGGTGCTCGACAAAGGGGTGCTCGTCGCCGAGCCGCCGAACCTCTGGTACATGCGCGACACCAACGGCGACGGCAAGGCGGACACGAAGGAGCCGGTGACCGCGGCCTACGGCCGCCGCGAGGCCAACGTCGAGCACAACGCGAACACGCTGCTGTGGGCGCTCGACAACTGGATTCACACGTCGGAAGTCGATACCTACCTGCGGTTCAGGAACGGCACGTTCGAAGTCCGCCGGACGATCGCCCGGGGGCAGTGGGGCGCCTCGCAGGACGATGCCGGGCGCATCTTCAGGAACTCGAACGAGTCGGCGCTGCACGTGGATCTCGTGCCGACGCCTTATTACGCCCGCAGCACGGCGCTGACGCGCACCCGCGGCAGCTACGAGTTCCTCGGCGCGCCGAACACCGACCTGAACGAGGTATGGCCCGCGCGCCCCACTCCCGGCGTGAATCGCGGGTACCAGGCCGGCATTCTGCGACCGGACGGGACACTCGCGCACTTCACCGCCGTCTGCGCGCCCACCGTCTATCGGGGGGACCGGCTGCCGGCGGAGCTGTACGGAAACGTCTTCCTCGCCGAGCCCGCCGGCAACGTCGTCAGCCGTGTCGTGGTCAGCGACGACGGGACGACGCTGCGGGGGCGGAAGGCCTACGAGCGATCGGAGTTCCTGGCGTCCACCGACGAGCGGTTCAGGCCGGTGTTTCTCTCGTCCGCACCCGACGGCACGCTCTACGTGGTCGACATGTATCGCGGGGTCGTCCAGCACCGCGCCTACATCACCGAGTACCTGCGCGATCAGATTCTGTCTCGCGCGCTGGAACAGCCGTTGAGGCACGGCCGCATCTGGCGCGTCGTGCACGAGAGCACGCGCCGCGGACCGAGCCCCTCGCTGAGCCGCGCGACCACGGCGTCGCTGATCGACACGCTGTCGCACCCCAACGGCTGGTGGCGGGACACGGCCCAGCAACTGCTCGTGCAGCGCGCCGACAGCGCTGCCGTCGAGCCGCTGAAGAAGCTCGCGGCCGAGGCGCCGGCACCGCGCACGCGCCTGCACGCACTGTGGACGCTCGACGGCCTCGACAGCCTCGACGCCGGGCTCGTGACGCAGGCGCTCGCGCATCCGTCGCGCGACGTCCGCGTGTCGGCGCTCCGATTGTCCGAACGCTGGCTCCGGCAGGCAGACGCGGCGATGCAGGGCGCGGCGCTCGCGCTGATGTCCGACCCTGACTGGGGCGTCCGGCAGCAGTTGGCGGCGTCGGCGGGGGAGCTGCCGCGCGGCGCGAAGGAACCCGCGATCGCCTCGTTGCTGGAGCGGCACGCGCTGGATCCGGTGGCGATGGATGCGGCGCTCAGCGGCCTGCGCGGCAGCGAGTTCGCCGTCCTCGAGATGCTGCTGCGGGCCGGCGACGAGACGCCGCAGCGCGCGGCTGCCATGACGATGCTGACCGCGACGCTGGTCGCGGCCGGCGACGATGCGGCCTTGCAGCGCGTGTTCGATGCGATTGCCGACGGCGCCCGCCCGATGTGGCAACGCTCGGCGCTGCTGCGCGGGGCGGAAGTGGCGCTGCTCGGCGCCGCGGCGCCCGGCGGAGCCGGCCGGGGGCGCGGCCGGGGGACGCCGCCTCCAGACGCGCCGTGTCCGACCTGCCCGGGCGGCCGCGCGGGTCCGGGCGGCGCGGCCGCGTTTCCGAACCAGGCGACCGAGGCAGACAACGAGCTGGCGGCGCGATCCGCCGGGCTCCAGGCCGGACGGGGCCGCGGGCGGGGCGCCGCCCGTCCGCCGGTGAAGCTCACGCGCGAACCGGCGCTGGCCGCAGTCGCCGCGGCGAAGTCCGGTGAGCTCGCCTCGCGCGCCGCGGACGTCCTCGCCCGGCTCGAATGGCCGGGAAAGCCGTCTGCCGGGCCGCCCGTCACCCCGCTGACGGCCGAGCAGCAGGCCCGGTTCGACGCCGGCCGGGCGACGTACCAGAACCTGTGCCAGCCGTGTCATCAGGCGGACGGCCGCGGCCTCGAAAAACTGGCGCCGCCGCTCATCGGATCCGAGTTCGCGCTGGCCGCCAACCCGACGATCCCCGCGCGCATCGTGCTGCACGGCAAGGAAGGGGCGGTCGCGCTCATGCCGCCGCTCGGCAGCGTGCTGAGCAATGAGGAGATCGCTGCCGTGCTGACCTACATCCGGCGCGAATGGGGCCACACCGCGGCGCCGATTGCGCCGGCCGACGTCGCGCGCACGCGCCGCGACACTGCCGGACGCGCGCGTCCGTGGACGATCCCCGAGCTCACGCAGCTGCTGCGCGGCGGCCAGTGA
- a CDS encoding peptide chain release factor 3, with protein sequence MTSPTPEVPAGAEALGEIETRAREIARRRTFAIISHPDAGKTTLTEKLLLYAGAIELAGAVRGRKSQRHAVSDFMEMEQQRGISISAAALEFELDGHHVTLLDTPGHQDFSEDTYRTLLAVDSVVMVLDAAKGIEPQTRKLFEVCRQRGLPVLTFINKLDQPSLDPFELLDQIERVLGIAAAPMNWPLGDGVDFAGVYDLEKNTVLLYERGARGQRTEPVTVEDPTDAALGEMIGAERQRHLIDAVEMISGAGTRFDLEAYRAERQTPVFFGSALNDFGVEPFLRALLALAPSPAPRPAEHGTVHPADPDFSGFVFKMQANMNPRHRDRVAFVRVCSGRLSKDMAAVNERQGTTIRLSRVYRFFGRDRETVPEAYPGDVIGLVNPGRLAIGDTIYSGRRVKFPPIPQFPAERFAYLRPADVRHKRFDEAVQQLEEEGLMQVFTPQTGLRHPIVGVVGALQFDVIEARLQSEYGIKAVLEPLPHVTARWPLPQSESARPLSLTTSGALPLKDRLDRDVILFESVWELRYVSEANPDYKFVDTL encoded by the coding sequence ATGACCAGTCCGACGCCAGAGGTGCCGGCGGGCGCCGAGGCGCTCGGCGAGATCGAAACCCGGGCGCGCGAGATCGCGCGGCGCCGCACCTTCGCCATCATTTCCCATCCCGACGCGGGCAAGACGACGCTGACGGAAAAGCTGCTGCTGTACGCGGGCGCGATCGAGCTGGCGGGGGCGGTGCGGGGGCGGAAGTCGCAGCGCCACGCGGTGTCGGACTTCATGGAGATGGAACAGCAGCGCGGGATCTCGATCAGCGCCGCGGCCCTCGAATTCGAGCTCGACGGCCATCACGTGACGCTGCTGGACACGCCGGGCCACCAGGATTTCAGCGAAGACACCTACCGCACGCTCCTGGCCGTCGACAGCGTCGTGATGGTGCTGGACGCCGCCAAGGGGATCGAGCCGCAGACGCGGAAGCTGTTCGAGGTCTGCCGCCAGCGCGGACTCCCGGTCCTCACGTTCATCAACAAGCTGGACCAGCCGTCGCTCGATCCGTTCGAGCTCCTCGATCAGATCGAACGCGTGCTGGGGATTGCGGCGGCGCCGATGAACTGGCCGCTGGGGGACGGCGTCGATTTCGCCGGTGTGTACGACCTGGAGAAGAACACCGTTCTCCTCTACGAGCGCGGCGCGCGCGGACAGCGCACCGAGCCGGTCACGGTCGAGGATCCGACCGACGCGGCGCTGGGGGAGATGATCGGCGCCGAACGGCAGCGCCACCTGATCGACGCGGTCGAGATGATCTCCGGCGCCGGAACGCGCTTCGATCTGGAGGCGTACCGGGCCGAGCGGCAGACGCCGGTGTTCTTCGGCAGCGCGTTGAATGACTTCGGCGTCGAGCCGTTCCTCCGCGCGCTGCTGGCGCTCGCCCCCAGCCCGGCGCCGCGGCCGGCCGAGCACGGGACCGTCCACCCGGCGGACCCCGACTTCTCGGGGTTCGTGTTCAAGATGCAGGCGAACATGAATCCGCGCCACCGCGATCGCGTCGCCTTCGTCCGCGTCTGTTCGGGGCGTCTGTCGAAGGACATGGCCGCGGTGAACGAGCGGCAGGGCACGACGATCCGGCTGTCGCGCGTCTACCGGTTCTTCGGACGCGATCGTGAGACGGTGCCGGAGGCATATCCGGGGGACGTCATCGGCCTGGTCAATCCCGGGCGGCTGGCGATCGGGGACACGATCTACTCCGGCCGGCGGGTGAAGTTCCCGCCCATTCCGCAGTTCCCCGCCGAACGGTTCGCCTACCTGCGTCCGGCGGACGTCCGGCACAAGCGGTTCGACGAGGCCGTGCAGCAGCTCGAGGAGGAAGGGCTGATGCAGGTCTTCACGCCGCAGACCGGGCTTCGCCACCCGATCGTCGGGGTGGTCGGTGCGCTCCAGTTCGACGTCATCGAGGCGCGGCTGCAGTCGGAGTACGGCATCAAGGCGGTTCTCGAGCCGCTGCCCCACGTCACGGCCCGCTGGCCGCTGCCGCAGTCGGAAAGCGCCAGGCCGCTGTCGCTGACCACCTCGGGCGCGCTGCCGCTGAAGGATCGGCTCGACCGCGACGTCATCCTGTTCGAGTCGGTCTGGGAGCTGCGCTACGTGTCGGAGGCAAACCCCGACTACAAGTTCGTGGACACGCTGTAG